A window from Pokkaliibacter sp. MBI-7 encodes these proteins:
- a CDS encoding transporter → MKRICSLALLAGLTAGQANAYDLPTVNLGLTSFLDGGLPAGPGWYAQEYLQNYSASQLNDQNGDKLGLPKSKLHYQVSVTQLSYLSQQRLGNASLGINLLLPWVSKMDMDDGLNHAALKSQSGMGDLMVGPFIQFDPVMGDNGPRFVQRLEFQVNLPTGEYDRNKDINPGSNFWSLDPYWAGTYWFTPKWTASVRFHYLYSFKNSDPSYAFGDVGSTQAGQALHANFASEYALTPQLRVGLNGYWLKQITDTQVDGKDVEGRREQVWAIGPGAMYSFSQDDHLFANAYFEQDVKNRPDGSRVQVRFVHHF, encoded by the coding sequence ATGAAACGCATCTGTTCTCTGGCCTTGCTGGCGGGTCTGACCGCTGGTCAGGCTAACGCCTACGATCTGCCGACCGTCAACCTCGGGCTGACCAGCTTTCTCGATGGCGGCCTGCCCGCCGGGCCGGGCTGGTACGCTCAGGAATACCTGCAGAACTACAGTGCCTCACAACTCAATGACCAGAACGGCGACAAGCTCGGCCTGCCGAAATCGAAGCTGCACTATCAGGTGTCGGTCACCCAGCTGAGCTATCTGTCGCAGCAGCGGCTGGGTAATGCCAGTCTGGGGATTAACCTGCTGCTGCCGTGGGTCAGCAAAATGGATATGGATGACGGCCTCAACCATGCCGCGCTGAAAAGCCAGAGCGGTATGGGAGACCTGATGGTCGGGCCGTTTATCCAGTTTGATCCGGTGATGGGCGACAACGGCCCGCGCTTTGTGCAGCGGCTGGAGTTTCAGGTCAATCTGCCGACCGGCGAATACGACCGTAACAAGGACATCAACCCCGGCAGTAATTTCTGGTCGCTGGACCCTTACTGGGCAGGCACCTACTGGTTTACGCCGAAGTGGACCGCCTCAGTGCGCTTCCACTACCTGTACAGCTTCAAAAACAGCGATCCGTCCTATGCCTTTGGCGATGTCGGCAGCACGCAGGCCGGACAGGCACTGCACGCCAACTTTGCCAGTGAGTATGCGCTGACCCCGCAGCTGCGGGTGGGCTTGAACGGCTACTGGCTGAAACAGATCACCGATACGCAGGTGGATGGCAAGGATGTGGAAGGGCGCCGGGAGCAGGTCTGGGCGATTGGCCCCGGCGCCATGTACAGCTTTTCTCAGGATGATCATCTGTTTGCCAACGCCTACTTCGAGCAGGACGTGAAGAACCGCCCGGACGGCTCCAGAGTGCAGGTACGTTTCGTTCACCATTTCTAA
- a CDS encoding flavin reductase family protein has protein sequence MTTTPLLPEGLVAVGDSDPRSLRNLLGQFATGVTIITTLGADGRKIGMTANSFSSVSLDPALVLWSLARTAPSLADFVNCSHFAINILRHDQHGLSNQFARPASDKFAGVEYDTGTAGVPLIRDAIATLICRNHTRYDGGDHLIFIGAIEHYQHAGGAPLVFHAGQYRAVSPHPDLHC, from the coding sequence ATGACAACCACACCCCTGCTGCCGGAAGGGCTAGTCGCTGTTGGCGACAGCGATCCGCGCTCATTGCGCAACCTGCTTGGCCAGTTCGCCACGGGCGTAACCATTATCACCACCCTGGGTGCTGACGGCCGCAAGATCGGCATGACCGCCAACTCCTTTTCTTCGGTGTCCCTCGACCCGGCGCTGGTGCTGTGGAGTCTGGCGCGGACGGCGCCGAGTCTGGCCGACTTCGTCAACTGCAGCCACTTTGCCATCAATATTCTGCGCCACGATCAGCATGGGCTGTCGAACCAGTTCGCCCGCCCTGCCAGCGATAAGTTCGCCGGGGTGGAGTACGACACCGGTACTGCTGGTGTCCCTCTGATCCGTGATGCTATCGCCACACTGATTTGCCGCAACCACACCCGTTACGACGGCGGTGACCATCTGATCTTTATCGGTGCCATCGAGCACTACCAGCATGCCGGTGGCGCGCCGCTGGTGTTTCACGCCGGGCAGTACCGGGCCGTCAGCCCTCATCCGGACCTGCATTGCTGA
- a CDS encoding styrene monooxygenase/indole monooxygenase family protein has protein sequence MRNIAIVGAGQSGLQLGLGLLAKGYAVTLVTNRSADEVRGGRVMSSQCMFDAALTTERELGIDFWQNDCPPVEGIGLNVCNPQAQGESLFSWSAELAKPAQSVDQRLKMPVWMETFVERGGELLLEDVGIEALERLTATFDLVLLAAGKGEVVKCFERDAERSAFATPQRSLALTYVHGMQPAEPYSRVAFNLIPGVGEYFVFPALTLSGPCEIMVFEGIPGGPMDCWQAATTPAQHLQMSLDIVSRYAPWEAERCQHVELTDEQGYLAGRFAPTIRKPVMTLPSGRQVFGMADALVVNDPITGQGSNNAAKCSKVYLEAILLRGQQAFDSAWMHDTFELYWSYARHVVAWTNSLLQPPAPHMLQLLAAAASSPQLASTIVNGFDDPRRFNPWWFDASESLALIEATARAA, from the coding sequence ATGCGAAATATTGCCATCGTCGGGGCCGGACAGTCCGGCCTGCAGCTGGGGCTGGGTTTGCTGGCCAAAGGGTATGCCGTGACCCTGGTGACAAACCGCAGTGCCGACGAGGTGCGCGGCGGACGGGTGATGTCCAGCCAGTGCATGTTTGATGCAGCCCTCACCACCGAGCGTGAGCTGGGTATCGACTTCTGGCAGAACGACTGCCCGCCGGTCGAGGGCATCGGCCTGAATGTCTGCAATCCGCAGGCGCAGGGCGAGTCGCTGTTCAGCTGGAGTGCCGAACTGGCCAAACCGGCGCAGTCGGTGGATCAGCGTCTGAAAATGCCGGTGTGGATGGAGACCTTTGTCGAGCGCGGCGGTGAGCTGCTGCTGGAGGATGTCGGTATCGAGGCGCTGGAGCGACTGACCGCGACCTTCGATCTGGTGCTGCTGGCGGCCGGTAAGGGCGAGGTGGTCAAGTGCTTCGAGCGTGACGCCGAACGCTCTGCCTTTGCTACCCCGCAGCGCTCGCTGGCGCTGACCTATGTGCACGGCATGCAGCCCGCCGAGCCCTATTCACGGGTGGCGTTCAACCTGATTCCCGGTGTCGGTGAATACTTCGTGTTCCCCGCCCTGACCCTCAGCGGCCCGTGCGAAATCATGGTGTTTGAAGGGATTCCCGGCGGGCCGATGGACTGCTGGCAGGCGGCCACAACACCGGCCCAGCACCTGCAGATGAGCCTCGATATCGTCAGCCGTTATGCGCCGTGGGAAGCCGAGCGCTGCCAGCATGTCGAGCTGACCGATGAACAGGGTTATCTCGCTGGCCGCTTTGCGCCGACCATTCGCAAGCCGGTGATGACGCTGCCTTCCGGCCGACAGGTGTTCGGCATGGCCGATGCGCTGGTGGTCAATGACCCGATTACCGGACAGGGCTCCAACAACGCCGCCAAGTGCAGCAAGGTCTATCTGGAGGCCATTCTGCTGCGGGGGCAGCAGGCCTTTGACAGCGCCTGGATGCACGACACCTTCGAGCTGTACTGGAGTTATGCCCGTCATGTGGTGGCCTGGACCAACAGCCTGCTGCAACCGCCTGCGCCGCACATGCTGCAGCTGCTGGCGGCCGCGGCCAGTTCACCGCAGCTGGCCTCGACCATCGTCAACGGCTTTGATGATCCGCGCCGCTTCAACCCCTGGTGGTTCGATGCCAGTGAGAGTCTGGCACTGATTGAAGCCACCGCCCGCGCGGCCTGA
- a CDS encoding SDR family oxidoreductase: MMMSATDSQTTLPLQGKIAIVSGGATLIGAAVAATLIRQGAQVAIFDIDPQGEAVAAQLGACFVALDLTDDDAIKAAITEVHERLGRVDLLINIACSYEDDGFASTRSQWLRALDINLVSSVMLTQALHDDLKAAAGAVVNFTSISAGCAQTGRWLYPVSKAAIRHLTKSMAMDLAADGIRVNSVSPGWTWSRVIAEVSGGNRHKADQVAADFHLLGRLGEPEEVANVVAFLCSAQASFVTGADYAVDGGYSVMGPERSQPAIPRLAE, translated from the coding sequence ATGATGATGTCAGCAACTGATAGCCAGACCACTCTGCCGCTGCAGGGCAAGATCGCCATCGTCAGCGGTGGTGCCACCCTGATTGGCGCCGCGGTGGCCGCGACGCTGATCCGCCAGGGGGCGCAGGTCGCAATTTTTGATATTGATCCGCAGGGGGAGGCGGTGGCTGCTCAGCTGGGAGCCTGCTTTGTGGCCCTCGACCTGACCGATGATGACGCCATCAAGGCTGCCATTACCGAGGTGCATGAGCGCCTCGGGCGGGTCGATCTGCTGATCAATATTGCTTGCAGTTACGAAGATGACGGCTTTGCCTCGACCCGAAGCCAGTGGCTGCGGGCACTGGATATCAATCTGGTCAGCAGTGTGATGCTGACGCAGGCCCTGCATGACGACCTCAAGGCCGCTGCCGGGGCGGTAGTCAATTTCACTTCTATTTCTGCTGGCTGTGCCCAGACCGGGCGCTGGCTCTATCCCGTCTCCAAGGCCGCCATCCGCCACCTGACCAAGAGCATGGCGATGGATCTGGCAGCCGATGGCATCCGGGTCAACTCCGTATCGCCGGGCTGGACCTGGTCGCGGGTGATCGCCGAAGTCAGTGGCGGCAATCGTCACAAGGCCGATCAGGTCGCCGCCGACTTCCATCTGCTGGGCCGTCTTGGGGAGCCGGAAGAAGTGGCTAATGTGGTCGCCTTCCTTTGCTCTGCGCAGGCCAGCTTTGTCACCGGTGCCGACTACGCCGTTGACGGCGGCTATTCCGTGATGGGACCGGAGCGCAGCCAGCCTGCCATCCCGCGGCTGGCAGAGTGA
- a CDS encoding dienelactone hydrolase family protein — protein MQGRYVSITVPEGTFSAYLAPSIDGQGPGVVLCQEIFGVNEAMRQVADHLAEEGYTVLVPDLYWRQTPGIELGYSEDDFQQAFALYQNYSEEGGVEDIRNSLAFLRTLPECSGDDLAVLGYCLGGKLAYLAACRLPEVRCAVGYYGVGIEKALHELEGLQGRLVLHIAGDDGFCPAEAQQAIVSALAGKAGTEVYIYPGVDHAFARPAGHHYDKAAALLAHERSVAALHRQIGPDYDLAALWEEHIRHEFDTRNVPATMATMVPEPYVNHIPTMTGGVGYKQLSRFYRYHFIHNNPQDMTLLPISRTVGATQIVDEFIMRFTHDTEIDWMLPGVAPTGRYVEIPMLGVVKFRGPKLYHEHIYWDQASVLVQLGLLSPAGLPVAGIETAHKLLDETLPSNTLMPGWAASEGKATDA, from the coding sequence ATGCAAGGTCGCTACGTGTCGATTACCGTACCCGAGGGTACTTTCTCTGCCTATCTTGCCCCTTCCATTGATGGTCAGGGGCCGGGTGTGGTGCTGTGTCAGGAGATATTTGGCGTTAATGAAGCCATGCGTCAGGTGGCTGATCATCTGGCCGAAGAAGGCTATACCGTGCTGGTGCCTGATCTCTACTGGCGGCAGACACCTGGTATCGAGCTGGGCTACAGCGAGGACGATTTCCAGCAGGCCTTCGCCCTGTATCAGAACTACAGCGAAGAGGGCGGTGTTGAGGATATCCGCAACAGTCTGGCCTTTCTGCGTACGCTGCCAGAATGCAGTGGCGATGATCTGGCCGTACTGGGCTACTGTCTGGGTGGCAAGCTGGCCTATCTGGCCGCCTGTCGCCTGCCGGAAGTGCGCTGCGCCGTGGGGTATTACGGCGTTGGCATCGAGAAGGCGCTGCACGAGCTGGAAGGGTTGCAGGGGCGGCTGGTGCTGCACATTGCCGGTGATGATGGCTTCTGCCCGGCAGAGGCGCAGCAGGCCATCGTCAGTGCACTGGCGGGCAAGGCCGGCACCGAAGTGTATATCTACCCCGGCGTCGATCACGCCTTTGCCCGTCCGGCTGGGCACCACTATGACAAAGCGGCGGCGCTGCTGGCCCATGAGCGCAGTGTGGCAGCGCTGCACCGGCAGATCGGCCCGGACTATGATCTGGCCGCCCTGTGGGAAGAACATATCCGCCACGAGTTTGATACCCGCAACGTACCCGCGACCATGGCCACCATGGTGCCCGAGCCCTACGTCAATCACATCCCCACCATGACCGGCGGTGTCGGTTACAAGCAGCTCAGCCGTTTCTACCGCTATCACTTTATCCACAACAACCCGCAGGACATGACGCTGTTGCCGATCTCCCGCACCGTCGGCGCCACGCAGATTGTCGATGAATTCATCATGCGTTTTACCCACGACACCGAGATCGACTGGATGCTGCCGGGCGTTGCCCCGACCGGGCGCTACGTCGAGATCCCCATGCTGGGTGTGGTGAAGTTTCGCGGACCCAAGCTCTATCACGAACACATCTACTGGGATCAGGCCAGCGTACTGGTCCAGCTGGGCCTGCTGTCGCCAGCGGGGCTGCCCGTTGCCGGTATCGAGACTGCGCACAAGCTGCTGGATGAAACCCTGCCTTCCAACACCCTGATGCCGGGCTGGGCAGCCAGCGAAGGCAAAGCCACCGACGCCTGA
- a CDS encoding AraC family transcriptional regulator: protein MRASNCIEFHDVHADHHDLDGARSWMSIICGPHSLRADVPRHIQFHYTGNRFKSMSTTLGHIEYGTDVTIGVEDIIQLNCYSISLPVSGQQELSKDGERHISDRDTGLIISPDQHQQLTIGGNCRKVQVAIERNAMRSVLESMLERKVDKPLQFASRVEAGHGGTGSWWRMVRYFMDEMESARDLFQHTAFSRDMETALIKGLILAQPSNYSDELHSRYDTRLPHYLLRARQFIHDHARDALCLEDIEQAAGVSRFKLFEAFRQHAGMSPMAYVKKHRLECARRDILEDFSTRNVSAIAMEWGFNHLGRFASDYRKLFGESPSETAQRFHGKRLS from the coding sequence ATGAGAGCCAGCAACTGCATTGAGTTCCACGATGTGCACGCCGATCATCATGATCTGGATGGCGCACGCTCGTGGATGTCCATCATCTGTGGCCCCCATTCGCTGCGGGCCGATGTACCGCGCCATATCCAGTTTCATTACACCGGCAACCGCTTCAAATCCATGTCGACCACCCTCGGCCATATCGAGTACGGCACCGATGTCACCATCGGCGTGGAAGACATCATCCAGCTCAACTGCTACAGCATCAGCCTGCCCGTCAGCGGCCAGCAGGAGTTGAGCAAGGATGGCGAGCGGCATATCTCCGACCGTGATACCGGCCTGATTATTTCTCCCGATCAGCATCAGCAGCTGACCATTGGCGGTAACTGTCGCAAAGTGCAGGTGGCGATTGAGCGCAACGCCATGCGCTCGGTGCTGGAATCGATGCTGGAGCGCAAGGTCGACAAACCGCTGCAGTTTGCCTCGCGGGTTGAGGCAGGCCATGGCGGCACCGGCTCATGGTGGCGGATGGTGCGTTACTTTATGGATGAGATGGAAAGTGCCCGTGATCTGTTCCAGCACACCGCCTTTTCCCGCGATATGGAGACAGCACTGATCAAGGGGCTGATTCTGGCCCAGCCAAGCAACTATTCCGATGAGCTGCACAGCCGTTACGATACGCGTCTGCCGCACTATCTGCTGCGCGCCCGGCAGTTCATCCATGACCATGCCCGCGACGCCCTGTGTCTGGAAGATATCGAGCAGGCAGCGGGCGTGTCACGCTTCAAGCTGTTTGAAGCCTTCCGCCAGCACGCCGGGATGTCGCCCATGGCTTATGTGAAAAAGCACCGGCTGGAGTGCGCCCGGCGAGACATTCTGGAAGACTTCTCTACCCGTAACGTGTCGGCCATTGCTATGGAATGGGGCTTCAATCACCTTGGCCGCTTCGCCAGTGACTACCGCAAGCTGTTCGGTGAAAGCCCGTCAGAAACGGCGCAGCGCTTCCACGGTAAAAGGCTGAGCTGA
- a CDS encoding aspartate aminotransferase family protein: MTTKQVTRSTFDEVMVPTYSPSQIVPVRGEGSRVWDQEGREYVDFAGGIAVTALGHCHPVMVKALTEQANKIWHLSNVMTNEPALRLASKLVDATFADRVFFANSGAEANEAAFKLARKYAYDNFGPEKNEIIAFTNSFHGRTLFTVSVGGQPKYRIGFEPAPGGITHVPFNDLEALKAVISDRTCAVVMEPIQGEGGILPATAEFAKAVRELCDQHNALLVFDEVQSGMGRSGSLFAYMEIGVTPDILSSAKSLGGGFPIGAMLTTDKVAASFGFGSHGSTYGGNALACAVAESVLDEINRPSVLEGVKRKHALFREALEAINAKYHVFKEIRGMGLLIGAELVEPYASNAKAFIGAGAEEGVMILTASTNTLRFAPSLVIPEEDIKEGMARLEKAIAKMVSQ, from the coding sequence ATGACCACCAAGCAGGTAACCCGGTCGACTTTTGACGAAGTCATGGTACCCACCTACAGCCCCTCACAAATCGTGCCTGTGCGCGGTGAAGGTTCGCGTGTATGGGACCAGGAAGGCCGAGAGTACGTGGACTTTGCCGGCGGTATCGCGGTGACGGCGCTGGGTCATTGTCATCCAGTGATGGTCAAGGCACTGACCGAGCAGGCCAATAAAATCTGGCACCTGTCCAACGTCATGACCAATGAACCCGCTCTGCGTCTGGCCAGCAAACTGGTCGATGCGACGTTCGCTGACCGGGTATTCTTTGCCAACTCCGGTGCCGAAGCTAACGAAGCGGCCTTCAAGCTGGCGCGTAAGTATGCCTATGACAACTTCGGCCCGGAAAAGAACGAAATCATTGCTTTCACCAATTCTTTCCACGGCCGTACCCTGTTCACCGTATCGGTCGGTGGTCAGCCTAAATACCGTATCGGTTTCGAGCCTGCACCGGGTGGTATCACTCACGTGCCGTTCAACGATCTCGAAGCACTGAAGGCGGTCATCTCTGATCGCACCTGCGCGGTGGTGATGGAGCCTATTCAGGGTGAAGGCGGTATCCTGCCAGCCACTGCCGAATTTGCCAAAGCCGTACGCGAGCTGTGCGACCAGCACAATGCCCTGCTGGTATTCGATGAAGTGCAGAGCGGCATGGGCCGTTCCGGTTCACTGTTTGCCTACATGGAAATCGGTGTGACCCCCGATATCCTGTCTTCTGCCAAGTCACTGGGCGGTGGTTTCCCTATCGGTGCCATGCTGACTACTGACAAGGTTGCAGCCAGCTTCGGTTTCGGCAGCCATGGTTCCACCTACGGTGGTAACGCTCTGGCCTGCGCCGTGGCAGAGTCTGTGCTGGACGAAATCAACCGTCCGTCCGTGCTGGAAGGCGTGAAGCGCAAGCACGCCCTGTTCCGTGAAGCGCTGGAAGCCATCAACGCCAAGTACCATGTGTTCAAGGAAATCCGTGGTATGGGCCTGCTGATCGGTGCCGAGCTGGTTGAGCCCTATGCCAGCAACGCCAAGGCCTTTATCGGTGCCGGTGCTGAAGAAGGCGTGATGATTCTGACCGCCAGCACCAACACCCTGCGTTTTGCACCTTCACTGGTGATTCCTGAGGAAGACATCAAGGAAGGGATGGCGCGTCTGGAAAAAGCCATCGCCAAGATGGTCAGCCAGTAA